A part of Neoarius graeffei isolate fNeoGra1 chromosome 22, fNeoGra1.pri, whole genome shotgun sequence genomic DNA contains:
- the lratd2a gene encoding protein LRATD2a → MGNQAEKLAHLTYAEVPTAEPSGADAEDDGARIGVSYIFSTDDDDDDTTASADDRTDERTTHELECAVYHTAACVYERRARDLRTHSAETLMSACVPGDLVEFVAAGQSPHWAVYIGDFQVVHLHRAEVKCGFVMDASRGRRCRIVNQLYRFEPLSAAAVVRNATEHVGMKERELSWRNSECFAAWCKFGRREFKTGGELRIGKQPYKLKLLLDSKQAHELEFQSLEDAIMERRRRDMMDKPALLHNELQGHRSTDPGPRLCTL, encoded by the coding sequence ATGGGAAACCAGGCGGAGAAGCTCGCGCACCTCACTTACGCCGAGGTACCGACTGCGGAGCCGAGCGGCGCGGATGCAGAGGACGACGGCGCGCGCATCGGCGTGTCCTACATCTTCTCTACagacgacgacgacgacgacaCCACCGCGTCGGCTGATGACAGGACGGATGAAAGGACGACGCACGAGCTCGAGTGCGCTGTGTACCACACGGCCGCGTGCGTGTATGAGAGGCGCGCACGCGACTTGCGCACGCACTCTGCTGAGACCCTGATGAGCGCGTGCGTGCCCGGGGACCTCGTGGAGTTCGTGGCTGCGGGTCAGAGTCCGCACTGGGCTGTGTACATCGGGGACTTCCAGGTGGTGCACCTGCACAGGGCGGAGGTGAAGTGCGGGTTCGTGATGGACGCGAGCCGCGGGAGACGCTGCCGGATCGTGAACCAGCTGTACAGGTTCGAGCCCCTGAGCGCCGCCGCCGTGGTGCGAAACGCCACCGAGCACGTGGGCATGAAGGAGCGCGAGCTGAGCTGGAGGAACTCGGAGTGCTTCGCCGCCTGGTGCAAGTTTGGCAGGAGGGAGTTCAAAACGGGTGGAGAGCTGCGCATTGGCAAACAACCGTACAAGCTGAAGCTGCTGCTGGACAGCAAACAAGCCCACGAGCTCGAGTTTCAGAGTCTGGAGGATGCGATCATGGAAAGGAGACGCAGGGACATGATGGACAAACCGGCACTGCTCCATAATGAGCTGCAGGGACACAGGTCAACTGACCCAGGACCGAGGCTATGCACCTTGTAG